The following nucleotide sequence is from Solea senegalensis isolate Sse05_10M linkage group LG19, IFAPA_SoseM_1, whole genome shotgun sequence.
GTAAATCATGGTGCACTGCAGTATTCACATGGCTACATCACTGGTTTGTCCTGTTGTTGGGTGTAGGTGCTCTCATCGCATTCACTTTCTGCTTTTAAGTTATGTATTAAAATAGTTTGAGCCACACATCATGTCACGGTATACATATGATGTGTGAAACCTGAGTCATGAAGATTTTCAGATGTAGCAAGCCTTCAGTTGATTGGTTGAACATGCAAATAAGCAAGTTTGAACCCAGGCACAGAATTGAACTTTTTCGAGGAGTTTTCGCTCACCTGTCTTGACTCTTAGTCCAGACTTTTACTAAAGTGCTCACTTCAGCTCAATAAACCCCCATCTGGAAAGGGCAACCAGCATAAGTGTGGTGGGAACAACTCGAGTGTCTTTATGACGTTTTATTTCACATACTGGTAAGCAGGTTGTAAACCCACAACACGTACAGGGTTCTGATGAAAATGAAGGTTAACATATAACCAAAAAGTGCTTTGATAGCAAAGCTCTATAGACAAACTGCACTTTGATGACAACTGTGCTTTGATAACAACTGTACTTTGATTACAACCTGTGCATGCTCCATACACACAGACTGGAGGTCATCATAAGCCTAACATCTATCATATAATAGTTTCACCTGCTGGAAAGTTCTACAGTATATGTCACAAATGTTTGAcgtaaacaaacagagagaggtCATTCTTACCGTCATTGTTCCGGTGTCTGTGTCCTCTTTGTCCAGTGTATGTTTTTGAGTGTGAATCCTGTAAAAAGAAAGCCCAACGCTCCTTCCGTGCGTTCACATGCCTGAACTCCTGTCAAGCTGCAGATGCCATGGATGcctgctcctccctctgtctttcttcttGTCTGCCTCATTCTCTGACATGTAGTCAGAATAAAGGGCCTGaaggggtgtgtgtgcatgatttttttttccttcagagaAGACAACAGCCACGAAGAATCACCCGGGCGGATTCCGgttttgcaaaataaacaaacagacaaagtaaATGCACAAGTGGAGAGGACATATGTCATTTGAACTTGTTGATGCTTATTCTTGTACAGCATgctcagtgaggacactcacagactaaatgcattccttagccccttacactgaccttaaccatcacatcCACATGCCTtccccttaacctaaccttaaccccaAAGCCAAATCTTAACCCATTTTAAGGTGTGACAGAGTGTGAGGACCGGCCatattgttttggtttaatttatttaacctttatttaaggTAAGTTCAACTCAGAACCAGTTCTCGTTTACAGTGACAAGGACGACATAAAGATTTATGGAGGAATAGGAATCAGATTTACAACAGTGTATGATCATAACAATGTGCAATATGTGGCAAATTCCATTAGAAGCAGGAGCAAGTCACAGAcaaagtatttttgaaagaggaaatggaaatgaacGAGCTGAGTTTTAGTAAtcgtcctcactttcacaaaatgtcctcacctcctGTGGTTGTTAAGTTGTTGTAGGtacacagacacattaaaagTAGGTATTGTGGTGGTCATGGTTGAAGTTAGAGTACGTCTCCAGGGCATGAATGTAATTAAAAGtaatctcctctctctctctctctgtttgacCTATTTAGGacgttttctggcataaacagaTTACTGTcataactagttatggttagtGTTAATGATGAGGCCTTGGTTAGACTATCCAAGTGAAAGGAAGTCAGTGTAAGTCTTAAAATGTATAGAAATTAGAgaataagtgtgtttgtgtcttccAGAGAGttgatgttttcattgtgaAAGGATCATATCGGAAACTTGTTCAACAGGCCAGGTGAGCTGCTTTCACGCCGTGTCATGGACCTGAGTCAGAGGGCAGCTCCTTGATAGATGACTAAATGTAAATTGGCTGTTGTGTGGATCTGACACAATTTATCTTaatttatcatttcatttcaatttactGAGAACTTCACTTGGTGTCTCCAGGGTCAGATTTTAAAAGAATAATTGGAAAATGAAGCCTGCGACCGTCTGTGTTTCTGCTAATTAGCTTAGCATAACATAGCATAGCCTGGTTGTGTCTAAAGCTAACATAACCCACCTACCTACCAGCACCTCAATAATAATTTCACACATAAGATAACACGTCAAACCAAAGGAAAACTATTGGACAATTATcatgacagacattttgaaaatgtcactgaagGAAATGCACAgctgtaaataatcaaatcaatcatGGCTGAGTTCCACTTAGCTTCCTAAGGATGCATGCTGTCCTGACTTACCGGAAATGAACAGAGCCATTgggggcgacggtagctcagtggtcgagcaagttgtctttcaactcgaaggttgtgaATTTGatgtgcccttgagcaagacactttaCCCCCACATTGAGTTTTCATGGAGCAGTTCATGGCAAGGCCTGGTAAGTATttgtacattacaacactgcaaaaTTGGAATTGCAAGTTTTGCCTGTATAGGTTTAATTTGTGAACTTTACTCTTTTTCCCACACTGTTTGCATTTTTTCCTATTATATAAACGGTTTTACCAACTGAATTCCCCCGCTGGTATGAACTCATCATTTCATCCAAACTTATCCAGTTACAGTTTAACTCGTGACCATGGATGCTCGTGACCCGCGTGGAGGCTCGTGCTCGTGATGAACCAATCACAGCGCTTCACAGCGGTTATCGTCCTCGGAGAAAAACGAGTAGATACGGACATTACCGAAGCACGTTCACTCTGCTTGTCTGCGTCGTTTGAAGCAGTGGAGCTAGAGCTAGAGCTTTACCTCGTTAACGGAAGCAGTACAGAGTCATTTACTGTAGTTATCTTCATCGGCACAGACATGTTACTGCAACTGAGCATACTGCATGTCGTCATCGGGACGCTGCTGATCACACAAAGTGTCGCCATCGTCAGGTAAACACAGCTGTGTTGAAGTGCGTGTTAAAGTCAGACAACTCCGTTGTGTATGAGTGCgtgtaattattgttattcaaaAGTCACgtgtttcactttcacttgtctcggtcaaatgtgtgtttcacagaGTTCCTCTTCACAAAACCAGAAGTCTGCGCCGCCTCATGAGCGACAATGGGAGTTCTGTGCAGGAGCTTCTGGCTCTGGCGAAGAGCACCGGAGCTGTGGACAGCTATCCTGCACCTAACCTGCCCGTGGAGAGGCTGACCAACTTCATGGATGTACGTTTGTGTGCACTCACTCACGAACTTCCCTTCCCTTGAATTGTTTAGGAGAGTTTATTGGCTGAAATCAAATATACTACCcacaataatgttttattagtGTATACATGCTTAAAAATTGAACAAAAAGTTATCTGAAGCTTTAGAATAAGCCTAATATTTATATACTCTCTGTGCCTCCATGTTTCTActagggatgggacaataccacttttttgtgtcagatACCAATATTACAATGTCACAATGACCTGACAGTAGAGTTTAGATCGGGCCCCATAAAAACAGCCCGACCTATTAACTGTAATTATGAGCCTGTGTCTGATTTtaaggccaacatttttttaaagaattggGCCATTTCAAACAACAGTGTAGGTTTGTGTATGGACGTGTCCCCACCAATAATTGGAGAAAGCCCTGAGGACCAAgattttggaaacactgatttagAATCtaatcaaaatgtgaaatactatattttttttaggtccagatacctgtgactaaatattttgtgccttttttttgtagctctgtaagttgtaatgcacatgcaGATACTTCattcatgtaaaacaaagggaaacatttagAATTCTTCTTTATagtagggatgtcccgataccaCTTTTTATGTGttcaataccgatatcacaaactcgagtaccgataccgatgtTGTACCGATACAGTCGCTTTTTgaacatttatgaagctgttaacagcacatttgtgctgggtcatttcaaagacataattctccaattGTGTAACagatattgttctcccaaaaagatgaaataaacagcccaaacatgactcagctaaaatggttttgctgatttttaatttacacttttacagtctgtgcatagcgAAGCATGCGATATACAGTCGAGGATtttatccagtgattttgaccagtaacGGACCGATACTGATTACCATCCCTAGTTTATAACTTATTATTCGATTATTTTACTGTTCCAGCTCACTTGAGATCAAATGTCGTTGTACTGCTTAGACTATactcttttttaacttttttaatgtCTAACACAACATGAAAGTCAGATGGACTTCATTGTGTTGTGCTTTTGTATTGAGTGGCTTAAAAACacgttgtagttgttgttgtacTTGGCATTCGTTAGgtgaagctgctttttttttcctggtatgtttatgtctgtacttGTTGGTTCACATTTGTGTCCTAAGGCTCAGTACTACGGGCTGATCAGCATTGGCACTCCGCCGCAGGACTTCACTGTGCTGTTTGACACCGGCTCCTCCAACCTGTGGGTCCCCTCCATTCACTGCTCTTTCTTTGATTTGGCCTGCTGTGAGTTTGACTTTTTGTGCACATAATTGTATTTAGGGCACCTTCTGTGTACATTTGTTCAGTGCATGTTCCTGTGAGCCACTTCCTGGAGAGACGTTTGAATTGTTGTGTGACTTTCGCACCTACCATAGATGTGTGAAAGGTGCCTCAGACCATGAACTAATCTActgttcagtttgtttttaaatacagtgatttgaagttcaaaaagaaaaaaagagaaacacttttTGTGGTAACAAAAGGAATTTGTCAATTCATTTCTCTCCATTCATACTGGAAATGCTGAACACTTCCTGACACACGCCTATCAATAAACAAATGGGTGTCAAATACAGGGTGCAGCATGTGACAACAGGATGTGGCTTTTTGGTGAAGAGTGCTTGAattaaataagataaaacaaactgttaaaGCTATATAAAACCTTACGCTTTTGGGACTGTTGCTTCAGAGTTTTTCCatgtttgagtttttattttgctggtTTGATTTGATTCACCTCAGTGAATGTTTCCTCACATAAATGCAAATGAAGGTAGTGGAAGCAAATTGATTGTATATTGGAGAGTTTCCATCTTGTTTTGTTCTCTCATGTTAGGGCTTCATCACCGGTACAACTCAAGGAAGTCGAGCACGTATGTTAAGAACGGCACAGCGTTCTCCATCCGGTACGGCAGAGGCAGCTTATCTGGCTTCATCAGCGAGGACACCGTCTCTGTGAGCTTGAGaaacactcacatgcacacactcactcacattcagcGCTCTGTGTTCCGCAGCATTCCTCAGCGTTTGGTGGTCACGCCACTCTTATCATTTCATTAGAAGTCCAGTTTTTCCTCTTGGTTGTTGAcattcctcctctctgcctctctggtGGCTGCAGCTTGCAGGTCTGTCCGTTCCCGCTCAGCAGTTTGCCGAAGCAGTGAAGCAGCCTGGCATCACGTTCGCCGTCGCTCGCTTCGATGGGGTGTTGGGCATGGCCTACCCTTCCATATCAGTCGCTAACGTCACGCCGGTGTTTGACACGGCCATGGCTGCCAAGCTGCTGCCTCAGAACATCTTCTCTTTCTACATTAGCAGGTTTTTGTCAATGTTAACACCcgtgagacaaaaatgtcacgcTGCAACGTCTGGTTGTTAAAGCAGCGCTTCTGTCCAACCTGTCCTGCAGAGACCCAACAGCGGCGGTTGGAGGGGAGCTGATGCTGGGTGGAACCGATCCGCAGTACTACACTGGAGACCTGCACTATGTTAATGTTACACGCAAGGCTTACTGGCAGATTAACGTGAACGGGTGAGGAGAATCCTGTAAGGCTTCATTGTGCGAGAGGAACTGGGATCTATAAAAAACGTCACATGGCCTTGACGTAGTTTTTGTTCTGCGTTCAGTTCTCTTTTGTGTCCTTGCACTTTGAAAGATGTTAGATATTTAAGGCAGCATTAAAGCAGGTTGTCATATTATGATGAAACTGACACATgttacttctctctctctgccctcctTTGTcctgcagagttgaagttggcAACCAGTTGACTCTCTGCAAAGCCGGTTGCCAGGCCATTGTTGACACGGGAACTTCCCTAATAGTCGGCCCACGAGAGGAAGTCAGAGCTCTGCACAGAGCCATTGGTGCTCTGCCACTGATAATGGGAGAGGTAAAGCTGAGAAAACTAATCCCGAGTTTATgttcttctcttttgtttttgagagATCATTTCAAGATCATGTcccctccatctccctctccctcagtaCTTCATTGACTGTAAAAAGATTCCATCTCTCCCTGTCGTCTCCTTCAACATCGGAGGGAAGATGTTCAACTTGACTGGAGAGGATTATGTCATGAAGGTAGATGGACCATTTGTAAAAGGATCCTTTTTGAGTTGTGTAGCCTGACATGGCATTTCCCTCTGAACCAAGAGTTACTGTGACATGTCCAGTCATTATGGCCATCAGAAATGTTTCTTAATCCAGATCTGCTAATGATCACTTGAGGCACATTGAGAGTCTCCAAGACAAGTAAGATTTGGTGGTTTAGCCAATTCTCTTTGTTTGTAACTGAGGCTGCTGCACAGTTAACACAGATTATTAGAAAACCAAGCGCTGAATCGTCGGTCTTAAACGATACTGACGGGATAAACAAACACGCTGAGGTTACGACCAAGTCAAAATGTGCCAAGATATTTCTaaagatcaaatcaaatttgcttttccatttttacTCTACTCAAACCAAGTGTGCAATGATGATTGAAGTTGCATTTCCAAATGCTCAAATATTCTTTGATTTACAACAGggttttttaagtgtttcttctctgttgagacattttttttaaataatttaatttagtttattcATTATTGGACATTAAACTATAATTTTCCAACTTACTTATAGGCTTTTGTTTACAAAGTAAAAATTCTAGTCCAGGGATTACTTTGCATTTCCACATTGTCTCTTTAGTGTCAGCTGTATGTGGCTGCTTGTGCTCGACATTCCTGCCTTAAGTGACATCATGTAAAGACGAGACTGCAGATTGTTACAAACGGAGGACTCCTCCGCTCGCCTTCTCTTTCctaagtgtgtcagggaactacggtggccttcacataccataAAGGATagtgttcattcatttgtacaGACCTCTGTCAAGACCCTTGCAATTCATCCTAACCCCCCAGTGGATATTGTATTAGTCTAAATACAGCACAGTCTGACCTGAGTCTGTATAGCATTTCTGAACGGGCAGAAGTTAAATCCGTGTCTTTTATCCTTTTAATCGCAGGAGTCTCAGATGGGTACGTCGATCTGCTTGTCAGGCTTCATGGCCATGGACATCCCTCCTCCTGCAGGGCCCCTGTGGATCCTGGGAGACGTATTCATTGGGAAGTACTACACTGTGTTTGACAGGAACGCCGATCGTGTCGGGTTTGCTCCCGCTAAATAGAtccaggggagaaaaaaaaaaggtgtcactGCTTATTTCCAAAGATAATATGCTTTAAAGGGTTCGTTTTGAAAAGGTGATGTTATGTCGGTCGTCTACACTGAAAGACATCAATGTCTCACATGTGTCGCTGTTGGCATGAGAAACAAGTGTGGATACTTCACGAATAACCGTCTGCCACTGAACAAAGCCGCTGCTTCAGTTTCTTGCACTCGATTGAGCTTTAACGTGATGTCTCTGATGTGATTCAGGACAGAACTATGCATTTTGATATTTGTGCTGTATGATTTTTGTTGTCAAGATATTTCATTAAGGGGAAAACTAACCCCAAAACATTCGAATAAACCCTAAACTGAAtgttaatttaaaattaaattgatcTTCCTTTTGTACACTGAACATATCTCAGGATGTTTTAACGCTTATGTgagttttataaatgaaatcTGACAGAATAAAATGTACTGATCAAAGATGATGATTCACagtgtcatttaaaacatttaatgaagCGCTGCACTGTTTGACCCCCAAAGctgaacaaaaggaaaaatacagCATATGGCTAGAGTATGCACAATGTAGAGGTAGtgatccatttttttttggttccatttatacaataacacaaaacacGAGGCACAGTGACTTCCCTCACATTGGCACAGTAGTAACTTCTAGCATAAACTAGGTGAAAGGAAGACACTCAATATGCACATAAAGATCTACCGCTGATGTCCATACATCCAGAGACGCACAAGCCATGTAAAATGGAACCGgtgcaaataaataactttgttttggttacaatgaatataaaaataacctGTTTCTCCATTATTACTAAGAGTATTTTAACCGATTTGACAACATACGGAATTGAGACACTTGATCTCTAAATCCCCTTATCATGAGAAGCAACTTGTACTGCAGTGACTCCACCCACTATCTCCTGCAGCACAGCAACAGTTGACGTACAAATTAAGTTGATGGAACTTAATTTGATGAAGCTCCACTGAGGATCAAGCCAATCTAACATAAGACTGTTACATAAAAGGCAGCCCCATGGTGGTGATAATCTCTGTATCACAACCACAGCTGATGTAACCCCAGTACTGACAAATAACAGGACCGTGTAACACAGTCACTTGCTGCACTAATCCATGTCTGGCAACCTGTTAATGACAGACTGGACCAGCTCAGGAGCTTCAGTTAATCAAGAGTTTAACGTGTGCTTGTAATGAGAACAGGTGAAAACAAACTACAGAACTGGCTCCATGTATTCACTGGAATAAATAAAGTAGCTGAGGTCAACACTGAGACGTAATTAACCACATGACAAATGCACAACCCCTGCAAGTCATCACCAGCAGAGCAGTGTTCTCGTCTCTCGTTGATTTCAGATACTGTAGTTTCAAAAAAAGTGTCGTAACCTGCTACAATACACCCAGCCCACAGAAGTGTGTATGATATTTAacagtctatgtgtgtgtgtgtgtaaataaagtggaTCTGAGCTGGAatacaaactgaaaaataaaaggaaaaaacaataaacGGCACTTACAAAGTGTCAAAATGAAACACTATTAGTTTCTTTCTAGACAGTGCAAAGTTAAGTATAATGAAGTTCTTCAGACGTGTGTACCCAAGCAACAAAATGTGATCTTTTCAGCACGACAAACAAAGAGCTGCTCTATATGAAACACAGTCACATGGAAACATATCCTGTCCACGTCAAAGTTAACTATGATAAACATGGAgctacatttctgttttgtcaTGAATGATATTACTGTATACTTTCAAATGGGAAGTTCCATTTCATTTTGAGGAGAAAGACTTTGACGCCACACTGTTCTTGAATGgctttaaattgaaatattaatTAGTATAATcagccccttttttttcctagaTTAGGTAGTGAGCACATGCAAGTTGCACATATTCCAAAACAGCCTAATTTGATTTCAAGAATCCCAGGAGCCATGTAAATCATCTTGAACATTACATGGTCACtgtttaaataattttttt
It contains:
- the napsa gene encoding napsin-A, producing MNQSQRFTAVIVLGEKRVDTDITEARSLCLSASFEAVELELELYLVNGSSTESFTVVIFIGTDMLLQLSILHVVIGTLLITQSVAIVRVPLHKTRSLRRLMSDNGSSVQELLALAKSTGAVDSYPAPNLPVERLTNFMDAQYYGLISIGTPPQDFTVLFDTGSSNLWVPSIHCSFFDLACWLHHRYNSRKSSTYVKNGTAFSIRYGRGSLSGFISEDTVSLAGLSVPAQQFAEAVKQPGITFAVARFDGVLGMAYPSISVANVTPVFDTAMAAKLLPQNIFSFYISRDPTAAVGGELMLGGTDPQYYTGDLHYVNVTRKAYWQINVNGVEVGNQLTLCKAGCQAIVDTGTSLIVGPREEVRALHRAIGALPLIMGEYFIDCKKIPSLPVVSFNIGGKMFNLTGEDYVMKESQMGTSICLSGFMAMDIPPPAGPLWILGDVFIGKYYTVFDRNADRVGFAPAK